The nucleotide sequence TTCAATTCTCTCAATCAAATTAATTCTCTCGGGTTCTAAGTGCCTGATTTCTCTTTTGCCTGCGTTGACACATGGCCAGCACTCCTTGCTTTTGTATGGAAGTACATCAAATGGCGTTTTAGCGATTAGCGCATTTCTATCTTCATCTGTATGACGAACTAGTGGTGACCATAGTTCTCTATCTCCGTGATCAGGACTGCAATCTACCCATTCAGGAGCGGTTAACCTGTTTCGGCTTTCACAGCGTCTTACGCCATTCATGCAGGTTGATAGTTTTTCTGGGTCGTGTTTATCAAGCCATTGTCGTGCAGGTTCTTTTTTTAATGCTTCGGTACAGAACTGAAACCTACCACCACCCCCACGTGGCCAGGCTTTTTTTCTAAACACCAGCTTTTCCATACCTTCGCTTTTAGTTTGGGCAGTACTAAAGCCAAGGCTTTTTACCCATTTTTCAGCATTTATAACGCGTTCGTTCCAAAAGTCACATGCCCAGCCAGTATCAGAATAAACGACAGTTACGCTTCTTAGCTTTCGATCAAATGCCCACTGAATTAATGCAATGCTGTCGTTTCCGTAACTGGCAAAAATTACGTACTCCATTCTTGTCTCCTTTAAATCTGGTCTCAGCCCCTCTAACATGCCTACTAGGGCTTAATGGACGTGTTGCTTTTTGTCGTATTTGTGTCTTTGAGACTGGTTTTAGCCGTTCTAGAATGCTTATTAGCGGCTGATTTAGGCTTACTACGTTGTTGTGTGTCTCACCCCCTAATTTGGTCTCGGACTGTCTAGCACGCCTACTAGCGACTAGCAGACAACAGCTTTTGTATAAGCTCTACCGCTCGGCCACTTTTGATTAGCTCGCTATTACAGCGGTATATGTTCCAGCCCAGGTTCATGGCTTCGTGGTATTTCTCCATGTCGTTGGCAAAGCCCTGGCCTCGGTTGTGTCTTCCGTTTATCCATCCTCCGCCTTCAACTTCTACGGCTAATTTCTTATCTGGCCAGGCGAAGTCAAAGCGCCATCTTCTTGTTGGGTGGAATTTGTATTCTGTTATTGGCTTGGGTAGCTTGTGGGCTTTCAAATGAAATTCTAAGACTGACTCCAGTTGACTCATATCAAACTTTAAATTGTTTTATGACTTGTCGTTCAAGAAGTGCTAGCAAAGTAAACTTCTTGTGTTGTATTGTCTGACTCGAAAGATATAAGACATTTAAAACCACCTGTTTATGGTTCATTGTCTCAGTCCCCCTGATGGTCCGTACTATTCGCTGAGGCAATGTTTTTTTTAGCATCGCTCTACAGAATGCCCGTGTAGTTGGCTTAGATGTAAATAAACTTCGTACATAGCTTGGGCTTCATCATCCGGGCCGCTTTTGATATGCCATTGGGTAACGCCATCTAGGCTGTATGTGTTGCCTTGTCCGTCTTCCCATACCCATTGGCCAGGCTTTACGTTTATTGCGGTTTGGCTGACAGTGGGTCTGGCTAGCTGTTTGAACATTGAGTCGGGGAATACTTGCTTGATGAGTTGTTTGTTGATTTCTATCATGTTGTTTCCCTTATCCAAGTTTTAAGTTCTTCTGGTAAGCGGTAGTTATGTCTAGCGAGTAGGTGTAGGCATTCGATATACAGCTGGTGTTGGGTGCCGTAGCGTTTTTCGAATCGTGCTTTATAGGGGTGGATGGCCCAGCCGTTTAATTGCTTGTTTCCAGTTCCATCCTGGTGGTGGCCAGCGC is from Spartinivicinus poritis and encodes:
- a CDS encoding Ref family recombination enhancement nuclease, translated to MLGRSVTKAQKQFHDALAEHVGCIACRKAGNQNNWVSIHHIDGRTKDHAHWYVLPLCAGHHQDGTGNKQLNGWAIHPYKARFEKRYGTQHQLYIECLHLLARHNYRLPEELKTWIRETT